Proteins from a single region of Octopus bimaculoides isolate UCB-OBI-ISO-001 chromosome 11, ASM119413v2, whole genome shotgun sequence:
- the LOC106879401 gene encoding uncharacterized protein LOC106879401: MAIRVTMPVITRKKTVPSKHNPNTFRVVCYNEDSHVRKYPDTSPALRAQDPLGICGNKRPNILSYATRVLSLPLYDYRGNIPYHKNSGFLRQNYHMLNKPVCYMETEGQPEGHWISPTLHQEKFPQPPYRYDTISRRDYSSFSLPANGKVKKDKMKPYKLKAPWDKTDGSLSEKISYEHCYDCRKKTNYPIRGKRHGAFTWKVLPKEISENQEQKKQPIFFTDESCKITVEEDTVHKPIYFH; the protein is encoded by the exons CCCTAATACCTTTCGTGTTGTTTGCTATAATGAAGACAGTCATGTAAGAAAATACCCAGATACATCTCCTGCTCTTCGGGCCCAGGATCCACTAGGAATCTGTGGAAACAAGCGTCCAAATATTTTGTCTTATGCTACTAGGGTCCTGTCTTTACCACTGTATGATTATCGTGGCAATATACCTTACCACAAGAATTCTGGCTTTCTGAGACAAAACTACCACATGCTCAACAAACCAGTATGTTATATGGAGACAGAGGGTCAGCCTGAAGGACACTGGATATCACCAACCCTTCATCAAGAGAAATTTCCACAACCACCATATAGATATGATACAATTTCTCGAAGAGATTACTCTAGCTTTTCCCTGCCGGCAAATGGAAAAGTAAAGAAGGACAAGATGAAACCAT ACAAACTGAAAGCCCCATGGGACAAGACAGATGGTAGTTTAAGTGAAAAGATTTCCTATGAACATTGCTATGATTGTCGGAAAAAGACAAACTACCCCATCCGTGGAAAG CGCCATGGTGCATTTACTTGGAAAGTACTACCAAAAGAAATTAGTGAAAACCAAGAGCAGAAGAAACAACCAATCTTTTTCACTGATGAAAGTTGTAAAATCACTGTTGAGGAAGATACTGTACACAAAcccatatattttcattaa